The Methanocella sp. genome includes a window with the following:
- a CDS encoding DUF373 family protein translates to MDILVICIDKDDDLGVKAGVKSPVIGREACLEAAGKLGIADPEESDTNTIFGGIQAYDQMRAEGHNVELVCITGHRELGIKSDRAIASQLDDILLKYPTERAILVSDGAEDESVMPILQSRLKIESVKRVVVKQAQNLESTYYIIKQLINDPKVAKVVFIPIGLILLVYAATTWIDWPNATPVAIALLLGGYLLYRGLGIDILFDTFIFNLNRSFKESKLTFVTYLLSLVLTIMAFIMGAWGVATWQNDLPNVLSPGLLDYAAIFVSHSVLWFSAAFLAIIIGWIVDAYMDESDSLYRYLSTPFFLLAGGLLIWGSAQYIIHMANTLQAFESLGISIVLAVAVSFIGVQFANLIRQIMQYRTVEVIDF, encoded by the coding sequence ATGGACATATTAGTCATCTGCATCGATAAGGACGACGACCTTGGCGTCAAGGCGGGCGTGAAGAGCCCCGTGATAGGGCGGGAGGCGTGCCTGGAGGCCGCGGGCAAGCTCGGGATCGCGGACCCGGAGGAATCGGACACGAACACGATCTTCGGCGGCATCCAGGCCTACGATCAAATGCGCGCCGAGGGCCATAACGTCGAGCTGGTCTGCATCACCGGCCACCGGGAGCTGGGCATCAAGTCCGACCGGGCCATCGCCTCGCAGCTTGACGACATCCTTCTCAAGTACCCGACGGAGAGGGCGATCCTGGTCTCGGACGGCGCAGAGGACGAGTCGGTCATGCCCATCCTGCAGTCCCGGCTCAAGATCGAGTCCGTAAAAAGGGTCGTCGTCAAGCAGGCCCAGAACCTGGAAAGTACTTATTATATCATCAAGCAGCTCATCAACGACCCCAAGGTGGCCAAGGTCGTTTTCATACCCATCGGATTGATTTTACTCGTCTACGCGGCCACGACCTGGATCGACTGGCCGAACGCCACGCCGGTCGCCATCGCGCTGCTCCTGGGCGGCTATCTATTATACCGGGGCCTGGGCATAGACATCCTCTTCGACACGTTCATCTTTAACCTTAATCGGTCCTTCAAGGAGTCCAAGCTGACATTCGTCACGTACCTGCTATCGCTGGTGCTTACCATCATGGCGTTCATCATGGGCGCATGGGGCGTCGCCACGTGGCAGAACGACCTCCCGAACGTGCTGTCGCCCGGGCTGCTCGACTACGCCGCGATCTTCGTGTCTCATTCGGTGCTGTGGTTCAGCGCCGCGTTCCTGGCCATCATCATCGGCTGGATAGTGGACGCCTATATGGACGAGAGCGACTCGCTGTACAGGTACCTCTCGACGCCGTTCTTCCTGCTGGCCGGCGGCCTTTTAATATGGGGCAGCGCCCAGTACATCATCCACATGGCCAACACACTGCAGGCTTTCGAAAGCTTAGGTATTTCAATCGTGCTTGCGGTCGCGGTGAGCTTCATCGGCGTGCAGTTCGCCAACCTGATAAGGCAGATCATGCAGTACCGCACGGTCGAGGTAATCGACTTTTAA
- a CDS encoding amylo-alpha-1,6-glucosidase, with amino-acid sequence MALEQPPGIVDRRKIHEAHTRVKDILGALVIRDGALTLVTAKNGDVPIEENHGFGLYYRDCRFLSGYTLRCNGRTPTDILSSDEKGYASFTVMTNARYKDENGRQVEKETLSIRRDRIIPGILDEKISITNYNEFEAAVELSLAFDSDFDDIFTVRGMTHPTNGRVLPPAYEKGQLTLRYLGEDGHRRNTRIIFDPLPSAVRDGEAVFNLHIKPREQEAIRLRIQVEDMPPDTPSAVDDRQLQRRIKGIRASYADTMECCSNIQTDNGIFNKIFLRSLSDLRMLYMGQPVDIFYSAGVPWYDALFGRDSIISAMQVMPYNPEVARSTLRVLAGYQGRKADDWRDERPGKILHELRVGEQANLNNIPDTPYYGSVDSTPLFLILLAEYIDWTGDMRLFNDLSGNVDAALKWIYEYGDLDGSGLLSYTQRSSKGLYNQSWKDSWDSMSHADGSLAVHPIAAAEVQGYAYMARRRIANLLDRAGRHEDADRLRQDAVNLRWKFNNDFWMEDRKYFAEALDKNGQCDVISSNPAQALWSEIIEPEKARLVVGRIFQKDMFSGWGIRTLSSNEKRYNPLGYHNGTIWPHDNSLICMGLNRYGFKEELAVLFTCMYEAAGFYPIYRLPELFGGFQRGEYDVPIKYPVACSPQAWSAGSIPYMLSASLGFIPDALNTRLTLYKPKLPPWLRTVKIGKIIVGDAYTELEFKREGESTLVNVVGKRGNLEVNIVY; translated from the coding sequence ATGGCGCTGGAACAGCCCCCCGGGATCGTGGACCGCAGAAAGATACACGAGGCGCACACCCGGGTAAAGGACATCCTGGGCGCGCTGGTGATAAGGGACGGCGCCCTCACGCTGGTCACGGCGAAGAACGGCGACGTCCCCATCGAGGAGAACCACGGCTTCGGCCTCTATTACAGGGACTGCCGGTTCCTGAGCGGCTATACGCTGCGGTGCAACGGCCGGACGCCCACGGACATCCTGTCGAGCGACGAGAAGGGCTACGCGTCCTTCACGGTCATGACGAACGCTCGCTATAAGGACGAGAACGGGCGGCAGGTCGAAAAGGAGACGCTGAGCATACGCCGGGACCGTATCATCCCCGGAATCCTGGACGAGAAGATCTCCATCACGAACTATAACGAGTTCGAGGCGGCCGTGGAGCTCTCCCTGGCGTTCGACTCGGACTTCGACGATATATTCACGGTAAGGGGCATGACCCATCCCACGAACGGCCGAGTACTGCCCCCGGCATACGAGAAAGGGCAGCTGACGCTTCGATATCTTGGCGAGGACGGGCACCGCCGGAATACCCGCATTATCTTCGACCCTCTCCCTTCCGCCGTACGCGATGGCGAGGCGGTTTTCAATCTTCACATAAAGCCCAGGGAACAGGAGGCCATCCGCCTTCGCATCCAGGTCGAGGACATGCCTCCGGATACGCCCTCGGCCGTGGACGACCGCCAGCTTCAGCGGCGCATAAAAGGCATCCGGGCCTCCTACGCGGACACGATGGAGTGCTGCAGCAACATCCAGACCGACAACGGCATCTTTAACAAAATATTCCTGCGCTCGCTATCGGACCTCCGGATGCTCTACATGGGCCAGCCCGTGGACATTTTCTATTCCGCCGGCGTGCCCTGGTATGACGCCCTCTTCGGGCGGGACAGCATCATCTCCGCCATGCAGGTCATGCCATATAACCCAGAAGTGGCGAGAAGCACGCTGAGGGTGCTGGCGGGCTACCAGGGCCGGAAGGCAGACGACTGGAGGGACGAGCGGCCCGGCAAGATCCTCCACGAGCTACGGGTGGGCGAGCAGGCGAACCTCAACAACATCCCCGATACGCCTTACTATGGCAGCGTGGACTCGACGCCCCTGTTCCTGATACTTTTAGCGGAGTATATAGACTGGACGGGCGATATGCGCCTGTTCAACGACCTGAGCGGGAACGTTGACGCGGCCCTGAAGTGGATCTACGAGTACGGGGACCTGGATGGCTCGGGCCTGCTCTCATATACGCAGCGCTCTTCGAAGGGCCTCTACAACCAGAGCTGGAAGGACTCCTGGGACTCCATGAGCCACGCGGACGGCAGCCTGGCCGTCCATCCAATCGCCGCGGCCGAGGTGCAGGGATACGCCTATATGGCCCGGCGGCGGATCGCGAACCTGCTCGACCGCGCCGGCCGGCACGAGGATGCCGACCGCCTCCGGCAGGACGCGGTGAACCTGCGGTGGAAATTCAACAACGATTTCTGGATGGAGGACAGGAAATACTTCGCCGAGGCCCTGGATAAGAATGGCCAGTGCGACGTGATCTCGTCGAACCCGGCCCAGGCGCTCTGGAGCGAGATCATAGAGCCCGAAAAAGCCCGCCTGGTCGTCGGCCGGATCTTCCAGAAGGACATGTTCTCCGGGTGGGGCATCCGCACCCTTTCCTCGAATGAGAAGCGCTATAACCCCCTGGGCTACCATAACGGCACCATCTGGCCCCACGATAACTCGCTCATCTGCATGGGCCTGAACAGGTACGGCTTCAAGGAGGAGCTCGCCGTGCTTTTCACCTGCATGTACGAGGCGGCCGGGTTCTACCCCATCTATCGCCTGCCGGAGCTGTTCGGCGGCTTCCAGCGCGGGGAGTACGACGTGCCCATAAAGTACCCCGTCGCCTGCAGCCCGCAGGCGTGGTCCGCGGGGTCAATACCTTACATGCTTTCCGCGTCCTTGGGCTTTATCCCGGACGCGCTGAACACGCGCCTTACGCTCTATAAGCCAAAGCTGCCGCCATGGCTGCGCACCGTGAAGATCGGCAAGATCATCGTGGGCGACGCCTACACGGAGCTCGAGTTCAAGCGGGAAGGCGAGAGCACGCTGGTCAACGTCGTGGGTAAGCGGGGCAACCTGGAAGTGAATATCGTCTATTGA
- the glyA gene encoding serine hydroxymethyltransferase, translating to MNSDVQCVVDAVMGSQELFKYSLPMIASENVTSPMVRQILSSDLGHRYAEGQVGHRFYQGCGFVDVIEAKAIELAKEVFHAPHVNVQPISGVNCNIAAFFAMAQPGDKLLALAVPSGGHISHAKYSAAGIRGLKIYTHPYDNSKMNIDAEAMVREIKRLKPKVVMFGASLFLFPHPVAEAREACDEVGASIVYDAAHVAGLIAGGEFQDPLKEGADVVTASTHKTFPGPQGGIILCNEKWAKDIDEAVFPGTVSNFHLHHKAGLAVALAEMKQFGRAYARQTVKNAQALAAYMDEMGFAVLCKDLGYTKSHQVAVDASKIGGGETVAKKLEKANIIANKNLFPWDNVNGTDDPSGIRLGTQELTRLGMKEPEMKEVARLLKRVAVDKEEPEKVKKDVILLKSQYQTVQYCFDGDGAYEFILR from the coding sequence ATGAACTCAGACGTCCAATGCGTTGTCGACGCCGTAATGGGCAGCCAGGAACTTTTCAAGTACTCTCTGCCGATGATCGCCAGCGAGAACGTTACCAGCCCCATGGTCAGGCAGATACTGTCCTCGGACCTGGGCCACCGGTATGCAGAGGGCCAGGTCGGCCACCGGTTCTACCAGGGCTGCGGGTTCGTGGACGTCATCGAGGCTAAGGCGATTGAGCTGGCGAAAGAGGTTTTCCACGCCCCGCACGTGAACGTGCAGCCCATCTCGGGCGTGAACTGTAACATCGCCGCGTTCTTCGCGATGGCCCAGCCGGGCGATAAGCTGCTGGCGCTGGCGGTGCCGAGCGGCGGCCACATCAGCCACGCGAAGTACTCGGCGGCCGGCATAAGGGGCCTTAAGATTTATACTCATCCCTACGATAACAGTAAGATGAACATCGACGCGGAGGCCATGGTCCGTGAAATAAAACGCCTGAAGCCGAAGGTGGTCATGTTCGGGGCGAGTTTATTTTTATTCCCGCACCCCGTTGCGGAAGCCCGGGAGGCCTGCGACGAGGTCGGGGCGTCCATCGTCTACGACGCGGCGCACGTGGCCGGGCTCATCGCGGGAGGCGAGTTCCAGGACCCGCTGAAGGAGGGGGCGGACGTGGTCACGGCAAGCACCCACAAGACATTCCCCGGCCCCCAGGGCGGCATCATCCTCTGCAATGAGAAATGGGCGAAGGACATCGACGAGGCCGTGTTCCCGGGCACCGTGTCGAACTTCCACTTGCACCACAAGGCCGGCCTGGCCGTGGCGCTGGCCGAGATGAAGCAGTTCGGCCGGGCCTACGCCCGGCAGACTGTTAAGAACGCGCAGGCCCTTGCGGCATACATGGATGAGATGGGGTTCGCCGTCCTGTGCAAGGACCTGGGCTACACGAAGTCCCACCAGGTGGCCGTGGACGCCTCTAAGATCGGCGGCGGGGAGACGGTCGCTAAAAAGCTGGAGAAGGCCAACATCATTGCCAACAAGAACCTGTTCCCCTGGGACAACGTGAACGGCACGGATGACCCGTCCGGCATACGCCTGGGCACGCAGGAATTGACGAGGCTGGGCATGAAGGAGCCCGAGATGAAGGAAGTCGCCCGACTGCTGAAGAGAGTGGCAGTAGACAAAGAAGAACCCGAAAAGGTTAAAAAGGATGTGATACTCTTAAAGTCTCAGTATCAAACAGTGCAGTACTGTTTTGATGGCGATGGTGCCTATGAGTTTATACTCAGGTGA
- a CDS encoding CBS domain-containing protein: protein MSREGTREFGGQRRERKVNTGKFEHDLRESQVTRDLNFKQRQSQHESGIMAVAKKDVVTVPPTTTIMGAARTMVGYGYRRVPVADAGTKRLKGICTVIDIIDFLCGDKRRIIDRSYDGNMIMAINGPITEIMESDVATVKDDASLEDAVKVMIGRSVGGVPVIDPGGIIVGIITERDIVRLMGDSVSGKKVDDIMSRRVTTAPPDMPIETAARTMIESGFRRLPVVANSYVCGIITATDIMRYLGNGEAFRKLVTGNVKEAFSAPISGIMKSDIITVGPLQDLSETSRIMCQNRIGSLPVIENQRLIGIITERDILMSMKGGRA from the coding sequence ATGAGCCGGGAGGGCACCAGGGAGTTCGGCGGCCAGCGGCGGGAGCGGAAGGTCAACACCGGCAAGTTCGAGCACGACCTCCGCGAAAGCCAGGTGACCAGGGACCTGAATTTTAAGCAGCGCCAGTCGCAGCACGAAAGCGGCATCATGGCCGTCGCGAAAAAGGACGTGGTTACGGTGCCGCCCACGACGACCATCATGGGCGCGGCCCGCACCATGGTAGGGTATGGCTACCGCCGGGTGCCGGTCGCCGACGCGGGCACGAAGCGGCTGAAGGGCATCTGTACGGTCATCGACATCATCGACTTTTTATGCGGCGATAAGCGCCGCATCATCGACCGGTCCTACGATGGCAACATGATAATGGCCATCAATGGCCCCATCACGGAGATCATGGAGAGCGACGTGGCCACGGTGAAGGACGACGCCTCGCTGGAGGACGCCGTCAAGGTCATGATCGGCCGCTCCGTGGGGGGAGTGCCGGTCATCGACCCTGGAGGCATCATCGTGGGGATCATCACCGAGAGGGACATCGTCCGCCTGATGGGAGACTCGGTTTCCGGGAAAAAGGTGGACGATATCATGAGCCGGCGCGTCACGACGGCTCCCCCGGACATGCCCATCGAGACGGCGGCAAGGACCATGATCGAGAGCGGCTTCCGGCGGCTGCCCGTGGTGGCCAACAGCTACGTCTGCGGCATCATCACGGCCACGGACATCATGCGCTATCTCGGTAATGGCGAGGCTTTCCGGAAGCTGGTCACGGGGAACGTCAAAGAGGCCTTCTCCGCCCCCATCAGCGGCATCATGAAGAGCGACATCATCACCGTGGGGCCGTTGCAGGACCTGAGCGAGACGTCGCGCATCATGTGCCAGAACAGGATCGGCTCGCTGCCGGTAATAGAAAACCAGCGCCTTATCGGCATCATCACGGAACGGGATATTCTCATGTCGATGAAGGGAGGAAGGGCGTGA
- a CDS encoding MgtC/SapB family protein, with translation MVDLLLLEKLSIALLIGLVVGLEREIAQESRQNVKFAGLRTFGIVGLIGGVSAYLSDQGFMLTVAVALLAITMLTVVAYYRASEISKHLGYTTEMALLATFLLGAAAYYDYTLAIIFAIILTVILAFKDPLHEFTYGLPKEEFYDSLKFAIIAIVILPILYDQFNHGYGPLEAFNPYQLWLIVVIVSAISFIGYFLVKWFGADLGLALTGVVGGLASSTAVTTAMATRTKESKGIEYPAATSSTLANTVMFLRVLFLVAIFYPALVMHVILPLGAMFVSGVLVASYFYIRGRGDHKADPIKLSTPFSIGPALAFGVFVAVIMFVSKAALVYLGNYGLYLTSMFAGLADTNAITVSVSQLAASGTASISTAVIAIMLAVFVNVAVHSVYAFYFGTRKFGLYTAIMATVVIVVGAVVMLLTL, from the coding sequence ATGGTCGATCTCTTACTCCTGGAGAAGCTTTCTATCGCGCTGCTCATAGGCCTGGTAGTCGGCCTCGAGAGGGAGATAGCCCAGGAAAGCCGCCAGAACGTGAAGTTCGCAGGGCTGCGCACCTTCGGCATCGTCGGCCTCATCGGAGGCGTTTCGGCATACCTCTCCGACCAGGGCTTTATGCTCACCGTGGCAGTGGCGCTGCTGGCGATCACTATGCTCACCGTGGTCGCATATTACCGTGCGTCCGAGATCAGCAAGCACCTGGGCTATACGACGGAAATGGCGCTGCTGGCCACGTTCTTGCTGGGAGCGGCGGCATACTACGATTATACGCTGGCGATCATCTTCGCCATCATCCTGACCGTCATCCTGGCGTTCAAGGACCCTCTGCACGAGTTCACCTACGGCCTGCCGAAAGAGGAATTTTACGATTCGCTCAAGTTCGCGATCATTGCAATAGTTATCCTGCCGATCCTGTACGACCAGTTCAACCATGGCTACGGGCCGCTGGAGGCCTTTAACCCGTACCAGCTTTGGCTCATCGTCGTCATCGTGTCGGCCATAAGCTTCATCGGGTACTTCCTGGTAAAATGGTTCGGAGCCGACCTGGGGCTGGCGCTCACGGGCGTCGTGGGCGGCCTGGCGTCAAGCACGGCGGTGACAACCGCCATGGCCACGCGCACGAAGGAGTCGAAGGGCATCGAGTACCCGGCGGCGACGTCTTCGACGCTGGCTAACACTGTGATGTTCCTCCGGGTCCTGTTCCTGGTCGCCATCTTTTACCCCGCGCTGGTCATGCACGTCATTTTGCCGCTGGGCGCCATGTTCGTCAGCGGCGTACTGGTAGCATCGTACTTTTACATAAGGGGCCGCGGAGACCATAAAGCCGACCCCATCAAGCTATCCACGCCCTTCAGCATCGGGCCGGCGCTGGCCTTCGGCGTGTTCGTCGCGGTCATCATGTTCGTGTCGAAAGCAGCGTTAGTGTATTTAGGCAACTATGGCCTATACCTGACGTCGATGTTCGCGGGGCTCGCCGATACGAACGCCATCACAGTGTCCGTGTCGCAGCTGGCCGCCAGCGGCACGGCGAGCATTTCAACGGCGGTCATCGCCATCATGCTCGCCGTATTCGTGAACGTGGCAGTGCACAGCGTCTACGCCTTCTATTTCGGGACCCGGAAGTTCGGGCTCTATACGGCCATCATGGCGACCGTGGTCATTGTCGTGGGCGCAGTCGTCATGCTGCTGACGCTCTGA
- a CDS encoding CBS domain-containing protein, whose protein sequence is MKVKEIMSKAYIVDKSDRVSEALDLMNKHHSRRLVVKNRDGVQGIITLRSICGELGSRRKYNHPPTLFHVADAMSNDYALLGPEDDVDRALDALKEVGCVIVDDGGVLGQVTTKDILSHYSPNGTVGSIMRPAVVAPPDARVAYIRKLMIEKGVSRVPILDGTALVGIVSETDVANAMRSIKKHSPQSRQDNNVELLIAMDIMRTNVITAKPEIAIKEAAKLMVDNDIGALPVVDGHGHLLGLVTRRDIVRAF, encoded by the coding sequence ATGAAGGTAAAGGAGATCATGTCGAAGGCGTACATCGTAGACAAGTCGGACCGTGTATCGGAGGCCCTCGACCTCATGAATAAGCACCACAGCCGCCGGCTCGTCGTCAAGAACAGGGACGGCGTGCAGGGCATCATAACGCTTCGCAGCATTTGCGGCGAGCTCGGCTCCCGGCGGAAGTACAATCACCCGCCCACGCTCTTCCACGTGGCGGACGCCATGAGCAACGACTATGCTCTTCTGGGGCCCGAGGACGACGTGGACAGGGCGCTGGACGCCCTTAAGGAAGTGGGCTGCGTTATCGTCGATGACGGAGGGGTGCTGGGCCAGGTCACGACGAAGGACATCCTGAGCCACTATTCGCCCAACGGCACCGTCGGGTCCATCATGCGGCCGGCAGTCGTTGCCCCGCCCGACGCCCGGGTTGCCTACATAAGGAAATTAATGATAGAGAAAGGCGTGAGCCGGGTGCCGATATTGGACGGCACGGCACTGGTGGGCATAGTCTCCGAGACAGACGTGGCGAACGCCATGCGCTCCATAAAAAAACACTCGCCTCAGAGCCGCCAGGACAACAATGTGGAGCTGCTCATCGCCATGGACATCATGCGGACGAACGTGATCACGGCGAAGCCGGAGATCGCAATAAAAGAGGCCGCGAAGCTAATGGTGGACAACGATATAGGCGCCCTCCCCGTCGTGGACGGGCACGGCCATCTCCTGGGGCTGGTCACCCGCAGGGACATCGTCCGGGCCTTTTAA
- a CDS encoding coiled-coil protein, which translates to MLKELQDKKQNYLKDAEEFKKNRNEWNSKASAFSKRRDELNKQTKELIDKAQEYRTKRDEFNNQVSENKEKRNELNEKANEVYARVDSLRKKDNIGSGRSLNELRKEIDHLEFKQQTEVLTTEKERALVDKISELKEEFKKKKEQLEQNQELKSFLGDAQGLRDEASEFHKKVKEYADLAQEYHDKMIECFRDADKVRAEADAQHKEFVKAQEAADEYHKQFLKLQKEIRDFDKVIVGLKKKAKTEKESKDKVEYKKQAEDVFAQFKAGEKLNTEDLLLLQRSGFL; encoded by the coding sequence ATGCTAAAAGAACTGCAAGACAAGAAACAAAACTATCTTAAAGACGCGGAGGAGTTCAAGAAAAACCGCAACGAGTGGAACTCCAAGGCCAGCGCATTCTCGAAGAGGAGGGATGAGTTAAATAAGCAGACTAAAGAGCTTATTGACAAGGCTCAAGAGTATCGCACCAAGAGAGACGAGTTTAACAACCAGGTCAGCGAGAATAAGGAGAAGCGCAACGAGCTGAACGAGAAGGCCAACGAGGTCTACGCCCGGGTCGACTCGCTCAGGAAGAAGGACAACATCGGCAGCGGCCGGTCGCTCAACGAATTACGCAAAGAGATCGACCACCTCGAGTTCAAGCAGCAGACCGAAGTGCTCACCACCGAGAAGGAGCGCGCCCTCGTCGATAAGATCAGCGAGCTGAAGGAAGAGTTCAAGAAGAAGAAGGAACAGCTCGAGCAGAACCAGGAACTGAAATCGTTCTTAGGCGATGCCCAGGGCTTAAGGGACGAAGCTTCCGAGTTCCACAAGAAGGTCAAGGAGTACGCGGACCTCGCCCAGGAGTACCACGACAAGATGATCGAGTGCTTCCGGGATGCGGACAAAGTGCGCGCAGAGGCGGACGCCCAGCACAAGGAGTTCGTCAAGGCGCAGGAGGCCGCGGACGAGTACCACAAGCAATTCCTGAAGCTGCAAAAAGAAATCAGAGACTTCGACAAGGTCATCGTCGGCCTCAAGAAGAAGGCAAAGACGGAGAAGGAGTCGAAGGACAAGGTCGAGTACAAGAAGCAGGCCGAGGATGTCTTCGCCCAGTTCAAGGCTGGAGAGAAGCTCAACACCGAGGACCTGTTACTGCTACAGCGCTCTGGTTTCCTGTAA
- the serB gene encoding phosphoserine phosphatase SerB, with product MSLYSGDGAKPVIFFDMDSTVIDAEGIIELARARGVGDYVACVTARAMNGELDFECALKERVKLLRGLPTQKALEVAGNVPLMPGAEKLMKELKSLGFRTVLISGGFTIIARRVAEQLHMDAYYANELVVDDGALTGDVRGPLTRQSSKKEVLEEICNKYNISPRECIAVGDGSNDLCWKGVVGTFIAFNAKPVVRSAADVVVDGKNMESLIPIIKEEYIRHAKRTARQETKLS from the coding sequence ATGAGTTTATACTCAGGTGATGGAGCGAAGCCGGTCATATTTTTTGACATGGACTCGACGGTCATAGACGCCGAGGGCATCATCGAGCTGGCCCGGGCCAGGGGCGTTGGCGACTACGTCGCCTGCGTCACGGCGCGCGCGATGAACGGCGAACTCGACTTCGAGTGCGCCCTCAAAGAGCGAGTTAAACTCCTACGGGGCCTTCCCACGCAGAAGGCCCTGGAAGTGGCGGGGAACGTCCCGCTCATGCCCGGCGCCGAAAAGTTGATGAAGGAACTGAAGTCTTTAGGTTTTCGTACGGTTTTGATATCAGGTGGATTTACCATTATCGCGAGGCGGGTGGCGGAGCAGTTGCACATGGATGCATACTACGCGAACGAGCTCGTCGTCGATGATGGTGCGCTCACCGGAGATGTCAGGGGACCGCTGACGAGGCAGAGCTCAAAGAAGGAGGTTCTCGAAGAAATCTGCAATAAATACAATATCAGCCCCCGCGAGTGCATTGCCGTGGGCGACGGGTCGAACGACCTGTGCTGGAAGGGCGTTGTGGGCACCTTCATCGCCTTCAACGCGAAGCCCGTTGTCCGGAGTGCGGCGGATGTGGTCGTGGACGGCAAAAACATGGAATCGTTGATTCCTATTATAAAGGAGGAATACATTCGACATGCTAAAAGAACTGCAAGACAAGAAACAAAACTATCTTAA
- a CDS encoding CBS domain-containing protein — MTEVGEIMTAPVYAVGPKDNVARARNLMLRYGVSRLVVADGSALKGIVTRKDIGSRLSQAEPQWRRRPIDQIPVELVATRDVFTVKPDTQIQDVASAMLCHNISGLVVYDNDILGIVTKHDMVKYFTLLECPLRVGDMMSEKAVTVSRHHTVNSVIDIMAENGVDRAIVRDGGPEAGYVGMVTLDDLGLVTPDFRDRKPIKESHRAVQGGPKMLRGVREAMLVAEDVMSTPLVSVNRSTKAMDAARLMLEHNYDMLPVIDSELLGEFSVENVLKWLSEAPE; from the coding sequence GTGACCGAGGTGGGCGAGATCATGACGGCGCCCGTCTACGCCGTCGGCCCGAAGGATAACGTGGCCCGGGCGAGGAACCTCATGCTGAGGTATGGCGTCTCCCGCCTGGTGGTCGCGGACGGCAGCGCGCTAAAAGGCATCGTCACCCGGAAGGATATCGGCTCCCGGCTCAGCCAGGCGGAGCCCCAGTGGCGGCGCAGGCCCATCGACCAGATACCGGTCGAGCTGGTGGCGACGCGAGACGTATTCACCGTAAAGCCCGACACGCAGATACAGGATGTCGCCTCGGCCATGCTGTGCCACAACATCTCGGGCCTGGTCGTGTACGATAACGACATCCTGGGCATCGTGACCAAGCACGACATGGTGAAGTACTTCACGCTGCTGGAATGCCCTCTGCGGGTCGGGGATATGATGTCGGAGAAGGCGGTCACCGTCAGCAGGCACCATACGGTCAACAGCGTCATTGATATCATGGCCGAGAACGGCGTGGACCGGGCCATCGTTCGGGACGGAGGGCCCGAGGCGGGCTACGTGGGCATGGTCACGCTGGACGACCTCGGGCTCGTCACACCGGACTTCCGGGACAGGAAGCCCATCAAAGAGTCCCACCGGGCCGTGCAGGGCGGGCCTAAGATGCTCCGGGGCGTCCGGGAGGCGATGCTGGTCGCCGAGGACGTCATGAGCACGCCGCTCGTGTCCGTCAACCGGAGCACGAAGGCGATGGATGCCGCCAGGCTCATGCTCGAGCACAATTACGATATGCTTCCCGTCATCGACTCGGAGCTTTTAGGGGAGTTCAGCGTGGAGAACGTCTTAAAGTGGCTTTCGGAGGCCCCGGAATGA
- a CDS encoding phosphoribosyltransferase: protein MKFRNRREAGRMLAQQLGAYKGQDVIVLAIPMGGVPVAYEIALEMRAPLDVVMAKKIGAPFNPEFAIGAVTWNGAVLLDEDSMEKWKIPNEYVGEVSRKLVRDMKEQLDTLRVGLGDFPKLYGRTVIIVDDGIATGNTMIAAVEAIRDQGPADVVIATPVIPKELVTDMELVAPLVFLDAPEDFEAVGQYYEEFEMTSEDAVRGLMLLANSA, encoded by the coding sequence ATGAAGTTCAGGAATCGCAGGGAAGCCGGGCGCATGCTGGCACAGCAGCTGGGGGCCTATAAGGGCCAGGACGTCATCGTGCTGGCTATACCCATGGGCGGCGTGCCCGTTGCCTACGAGATCGCGCTCGAGATGCGGGCCCCGCTTGACGTGGTCATGGCCAAAAAGATCGGCGCCCCGTTTAACCCGGAGTTCGCTATCGGGGCCGTGACGTGGAATGGCGCCGTGCTCCTGGATGAGGACTCGATGGAGAAGTGGAAGATCCCGAACGAGTACGTGGGCGAAGTGTCCAGAAAGCTCGTTAGAGACATGAAAGAGCAGCTCGATACGCTCCGCGTCGGCCTGGGCGACTTTCCGAAGCTGTACGGACGCACCGTCATCATCGTCGACGACGGCATAGCCACGGGCAATACGATGATAGCGGCGGTGGAGGCCATCCGGGACCAGGGCCCCGCGGACGTGGTCATCGCCACTCCGGTGATACCGAAGGAGCTTGTCACTGACATGGAGCTGGTGGCGCCGCTGGTCTTTCTGGACGCCCCGGAGGATTTCGAGGCGGTCGGGCAGTATTATGAAGAGTTCGAGATGACATCCGAGGATGCCGTAAGAGGACTCATGCTGCTGGCGAACAGTGCCTGA